A window from Triticum aestivum cultivar Chinese Spring chromosome 6D, IWGSC CS RefSeq v2.1, whole genome shotgun sequence encodes these proteins:
- the LOC123144123 gene encoding translation initiation factor IF-2-like, translated as MGRRRGAAPSSGGAGRPRGSATRGQSRGAARWPAGGGAPASWIPRAAGRLRRSHLGRWRADGLLLDPDGSSDGGRPAARGSGGACSAAPALRARRTTRVGQRLVVAVAPAVGGGVGRSGGGGLPVSWRLHGGSADRPGAAGFFGVGSSAVGPFRPSTHLLVAGRYFHRRAGPLPAAVHRSSRARCNRTELVSRMVQQD; from the coding sequence ATGgggcgccggcgcggggcggctcCCTCGAGTGGCGGCGCCGGGCGGCCGCGGGGCTCAGCGACGCGAGGGCAGTctcgcggggcggcgcggtggccggCTGGTGGTGGCGCGCCGGCGTCCTGGATTCCGCGCGCGGCAGGGCGGTTGCGACGCTCCCATCTCGGGAGGTGGCGCGCGGACGGACTCCTGTTGGATCCGGATGGATCTAGCGATGGGGGTCGGCCGGCGGCGCGTGGTAGCGGTGGTGCGTGCTCGGCGGCTCCGGCGCTCAGAGCTCGTCGGACGACGCGGGTAGGGCAGCGGCTGGTCGTGGCCGTTGCTCCCGCCGTGGGCGGCGGTGTGGGGAGGTCCGGCGGCGGTGGCCTCCCGGTGTCGTGGCGGCTTCACGGTGGCTCGGCGGATCGGCCTGGGGCGGCCGGCTTCTTTGGCGTCGGCTCGTCTGCGGTCGGACCGTTTCGACCTTCGACCCATCTCCTCGTCGCCGGGCGCTACTTCCATCGAAGGGCTGGCcctctcccagctgcggtccatcgctcgtctcgcgcccggtgcaacaggaccgagctcgtctcgcgcatggTGCAGCAGGACTAA